From Marinobacter alexandrii:
AATTAGAGGGATCCATTTTTGCTGATTGCAACTATTACACGTATGACCTAGGATTCAATCATGCCAAAAATGTAAGAAGACAGTGTGACCTATCGCCAACCATACTGCAGAATACATACACGTTGAATATGTCCAATCCCTGTTTTCAGTTTAGAGTTGGTTTTCAAGAAGGTTGGTTTGCCTATCAAAGTTATTGCAGCACAGGGGGCGGTGGTAATAATGGAGGCGGCACAGGAGGAGGCGGTAATGGTGACGGACCTGGTCCGATAGGCCCTGGAGGTCCTCCACAACAATAGTTTTCTAATAAACTCTTAAAACCGACACTTAATTGTCGGTTTTTTTACTTCTATACTTTAGCGTTCCAGTATTCTAAAAACTAATCTCGAATCACAACTATAACTTATTTTAGATAGACTAATTTTACAGACACTATGTATAAACCGAGGCTGTGAACCCGGCAGAAGTACGAAACAATGAGTAAAAAAGGACGAATTTTAGTCGCCATGAGTGGCGGCATAGATAGCTCACTCGCTGCAGTGATGCTACACGAAGAAGGATACGAAGTGATTGGAATGACCATGAAAACATGGGACTATCAAACTTCAGGTGGAAGTAGCAAAGAGACAGGCTGTTGTAGCCTCGATTCCATCAATGACGCACGAAATATTGCGGTAAGCCTTGGATTCCCACATTACATCATCGACATCCGAAATGAATTTGGTGATGCCGTAATTGATTATTTCACCGATGAATATATGGCCGGGAGAACCCCCAATCCATGTGTAATGTGCAATACGCATATCAAATGGGATTCATTACTCAGAAGGGCGGATAAGCTTGATTGTGAATTCATAGCAACTGGCCATTATGCGAATATCAGAGAAGAGAACGATCGATTTGTTGTTTCCAGAGGAGCAGATGGTTATAAAGACCAATCCTATGCGCTTTGGGGTATATCGCAAGAAAGTTTGAGTAGAACCAAGTACCCATTGGGTCACCTGAAAAAATCAGAAATCTACGATATGGCCAGAGAACGTCAATTCTATGAATTGGTCACAAAGTCTGAATCCTATGAAATATGCTTTGTTCCCGATAATGATTACCGCGGCTTCTTAAAAAGGAGAGTAGAAGGTATTGAGGAGCAAGTAGCTGGCGGTGAATTCGTATTGGAATCAGGCGAAGTAGTTGGAACTCATGAAGGCTATCCATTCTATACCGTCGGTCAACGCAAAGGATTAGGAATTGCTCTAGGTTATCCCGTATATGTTACTGAAATACAGAAAGATAATAATAGAGTTATTTTAGGAACTTTTGATGAGTTAAGCAGAGACGGTATGTATGTGAAGCAACTTAATATGCAGAAATATGCAAGCATTGAAGGAGGAAGAAAGGACACAGTAACCAAGGTTCGTTATAATGATGATGGCAATCCTGCCATTATTGAACAAGTTGGTGATACCATGAAAGTGTATTTCGGAAATGGTGTAAGCGCAATAGCTCCTGGTCAAGCTGCTGTTTTTTATGAAGAAGATGACGTGATAGGTGGAGGATGGATAACTTCAAGTTTTCATCAAAACAGAGAAAATTAATTCAATATTAAGTTGAGAAAAATCAAAGCATCTTCCTCGTCCACTTCCAACAGGGGATATCTCTTTAAGGGGATAGCAGGGATGTTAATATTGTTATTGGCGTTATTAAATACTTCATGCAATGAAACCAAAGAGATAGGTCCTGAAACCTTAGGATATGATTTCTATCCAATCAATTTAGGCGAATATAGAGTTTATGATGTTGAGGAAATTAACTACCTAATTGTTGGTTTCGATACTTCAGTATATCAACTTCGAGAGACTATTTTTGATTCCATTGCATCAAATGATCAAACTACTTATTTATTAAGAAGAGATGTTCGACTAAACGAGACGGATGAATGGAGAAGTGACTCAGTATGGTCCGTAACGCAAACTTCAAACTTTCTTTCAATCACAGAAAATAATATTCCCTTTATTAAGTTAACCTTTCCAGTCAGTGAAGGAAGAGAATGGAATGGCAACAGTCTTAATACTAGGAGTTCTGTGACTTATTATTACCAACCCGTTAATAACTTGGTAATTGATTCACTTTCTAATGATGATCACATTCGAGTCATTATTGAAGACATTGAGGAAAATGTAACAGGAGTTGACCTAAGAAGTGAGATTTATGTGCAAGGAATAGGGCTGGTCGAGAAAGATTATGTGACTCAAAAAAAATGTACAGAAAGTGCTTGCGGCACTGACTTGGGCGAAATAATAGCTGGACGTTCGTTAAAGCAAGTATTAATTGAAATAGGAAAAGATGAATAAGCTACACACACTGATATTGATATTACTCCCGATTATGGGCTTTTCCCAAAGCCAGGTTAATCGATACTTCATCTATTTTGATGAAAAATCTGGGGAGAGTTATCCGTATAGTGTTTCAAACCCAAATGAGTTTTTAACCCAAAAAGCAATTGATCGGCGAGAAAAGCAAGGAATTGAAATAGACGAATCTGACTTGCCTGTTAATCCTTCGTTTGTTCAAAATTTGAAAGAAGCTGGAGTAGATGTTTTTTTCACATCAAGGTGGTTAAATGGCGCATTGGTAAACTTGGATACTACACTTTTAGATGAGTTGGCAATGCTTTCATTTGTAGACAGTATAGCTTGGATTGCAGATACCACTCGACTTTCATACGATCAATCTGAATATGAAGTACCCACAGAATTTGATGAGCCATCTTCAGTAACGGGGGATTCGGATATTCAATTAATTATGTTGGGGGCAGATCATATGCATGCAGATGATATCAAAGGACAGGGTATGCTAATAGCTATTCTGGATAATGGGTTTGTAGGTGTAAATAGATATTCTCCATTTCAACATATCTGGGAAAATAGCGGAATACTTGCTACAAAAAATTTCGTAACTAACTCGGGCAATGTTTTCCTGTCTGGATCTCATGGGACATCTGTGTTCTCCATTATTAGTTCGAATTTTGAGTCTGAAGACGGAAACCTAATTGGTATAGCTCCTGAAGCCAATTATGTGCTCTGTGTAACAGAAGATAATAAAGCTGAAAATACCATTGAAGAATACAATTGGCTTTTAGGCGCTGAGTTCGCAGATAGCCTTGGTGCAGATGTCATTAATGGATCCTTAGGCTATCGATTATTCGATATCCCGGAGCATAACTATGATTTTGATGATATGGATGGGGAAACAACAATCGTTTCCAGAGCTGCTAATATGGCGGCAGATAAAGGGATCATTGTTGTTGTAAGTGCGGGCAATGAGGGTAATAAAAGCTGGAAACGAATTACTCCACCAGCTGATGCCAAAAATATCCTTACCATAGGAAGTGTTAATCCTGATTTTACCTACTCATCCTTCAGTTCGGTAGGAAACACTGCCGATGGAAGAATCAAACCTGATGTTGCGGCATTTGGAGCAGCCACTACTGTGGTCCAGGGAAATGGATCAATTTCAAGAGGAAGTGGTACAAGCTTTGCCTCACCACTAATAGCTGGATTTGCTGCAGGAATTTGGCAAGCAAACCCAGACTGGACAAGTCAGGAGGTTATTGATGCCATCAAAAATTCGGGCCATCGAGCACATGCTCCTGACTCTCTAGTTGGTCATGGTGTTCCTACATATGCGTATGCAGTAGATGGAAAAACATTGAATGTGGCTGATATTTTAGACCATAAAGTGACTATTTACCCCAACCCGTTTAATGGTGATAAGCTCTATTTGATTACAAAAGGAAAATTTAAAGAGGGGTTGAATATTAGAATCATGGATCCAAAAGGAAGTGTGATTTTTAATGAAGATTTTAAAAAGAGAGAAATTAAAGAAAACATGGAATTGACAATTGATGGAAGTCAGCAAGGAGTTTATTTCTTATTCTTGCAAAGCGGAAATAATCAAAAAACTGTTAAGCTAATTAACTTCTAATGCCTCAAAAACTTATTGCCCCCTCATTCTTAGCAGCCGATTTTGGTAACGTTCAACAAGAAGTTGAAATGCTAAACCAAAGCGAGACAGACTATATTCACATTGATATTATGGACGGAGTATTTGTCCCTAACATTTCATTTGGCTTTCCAGTATGTCAGGCCATTCATAAGCATGCGAAAAAGCCAATGGACTTTCATCTAATGATCGAGCATGCAGATCCTTATCTGGAAGATTGTATGAAGGCGGGTGCCGAAATAATCAGCGTACATTATGAAGCATGCAGGCATTTGCATCGAACAGTATCGGAAATTAGAAACCTTGGTGCAAAAGCGGGGGTTGTATTAAATCCTCATTCTTCAATTGATCTTTTGGAAGAGATTCTACCTCATGTTGACTTGGTTCTTCTGATGTCTGTCAACCCCGGATTTGGGGGACAAAATTTCATTGAGACCACCTTTAGTAAGGTCAGAAAGCTTAGAGCAATGGTTGATACCATAAACCCAGAGATCATCATTGAAATAGATGGAGGGGTAAATGATAAAAACGCAAGTGAACTTTTTAAGGCAGGTGCAGATATGCTAGTGGCAGGAAGCTTCGTTTTTAAATCTGATGATCCAGCCCAAACCATTGCGAACCTCAAAAAAGCTTAGTCCCTTGAGGATCAAATTATCTCTTCTATTAATCACAGTGCTAGCATTGAACGCAATGGCTCAGTCAACACGTGTCAGAGGTGTAATTAAAGATGAAAGAGGAGAGACTGTACCTTCCGTAAACATCATATTGAAATCGGATAGGACAATAGGAACGATATCCAACATAAATGGTGTTTTTGAATTGAATCTAGAATCAGGAGACCATATCCTGATATTCTCTCACATTCAATACGAAACTGTAGAACTTGATATTGTCCTGTCTCAAAGTGAAACGAAAGTCATTCAAGTTATACTGCAAAGCACAAGTACAGTTTTGGATGACGTACAGGTGCAGGGAAATCGAGAGACAGATGCAATAGATCCTGCAACTAGATTAGATCCTAAGTCCGTTCAAAATTTACCTTCCGCATTTGGAGATTTTAATAAAGTCTTGTTGACACTTCCAGGAGTAGCGGGCAACAATGAATTGTCTTCAGCCTATAATGTTCGAGGGGGGAATTTCGATGAAAATCTGGTCTACGTGAATGATATTCCTGTTTACAGACCATTTTTAGCAAATGCAGGACGACAAGAAGGACTGAGTTTTGTAAACCCGGACTTAGTTGGTGATATCAACTTTTATGCTGGAGGATGGGAATCGAAGTACGGAGATAAGCTATCATCTTCCTTAAATATAGATTACAAAGAGCCTGAATCTCTTGAAGGACAATTTAATGTTGGACTACTGGGAGGATCAGCCTACATTGGCAATAGAGTAAATGAAGATATTCAATACCTCTTTGGTGCGCGTCATCGTGATTCAAGATACCTCTTAAATACACTCGAGACGGATGGTCAATATTTACCCTCTTACACAGATGCACAAGCTTTTTTCACCTTTGACCTAACCGGAAAAAATAGCAAGCAAAACAATCGAACAAAGTTGAATTGGCTATTAGCCTACGGAAGAAATAGATACCTGACATTGCCAGTATCCCAGACGACTGAATTTGGATCAGTCTCTCAAAACTTGAGAGTCCAAACACGTTTTGAAGGTCGAGAAGAACTCGACTATGATACGTATCAAAGTGGATTTAACTTATCTCATAGATGGTCCAATAGATTTTTGAGCAGGTGGATAGCCTCTGGAGTTTATACCTCTGAACGCGAGAACTACAATGTAGAAGGGGCCTATCGCATTTGTGATGTTGATAATAACCCTGGCTCCAATAGTTTCAATGAATGTGTGGTCATCCGTGGAATTGGAACAAATTTCAATTATGGAAGAAATAGACTTCAAGCCAAAATCTATAATACAGAATGGAGAAACGAGTATTTGCTATCAGATTGGTCAATACTTGAAGCAGGAGTTGGATATTCTCACAATATCATTGATGACAGACTAAATGAATACGCCTTTCTTGATTCTGCTGGTTTTATTGAGGTCAATGAAAGTACGTTTAACGAGTTAAGTCTAAGCACAACAACCATTACCGCCTATGCTCAAGCCACAATCTATTCAAAGGATTCTATGCATGCGGTCAATTTTGGTGGTAGAATAAACCACTTAGATTACACAGGGCAGCTACTTTTCAGCCCCAGACTTATTTATCGATTTAAACCTAGATGGGAACGGGAGACCTCCTTTAGACTGTCAGTCGGAAGATACAGTCAGCCTCCTTTTTATAGAGAGTTTCGGGACCTGGAAGGAACTATCAGAGACGATGTAAAGGCGCAAGAATCCATTCATGTAATAGGTGCAATGGAAAGAGTACTGACCTGGTGGAATAGACCTTTTCTATTTAGCACAGAGGTATATTATAAATCCCTAGAAAATGTAATTCCTTACGATATAGACAATGTTCGTTTAAGGTATTTTGCTAACAATAATGCCACGGCATTTGCCTACGGATTTGACTTTAGGATTAATGGAGAGTTTATTCCGGGCACTCAATCATGGTTTAGCTTAGGAATTCTCAAAACCAAAGAGGACCTTGCAGAAGATGACAAAGGATACATAAGAAGACCTTCTGATCAAAACATCAATCTTGCTTTTTACTTTGAAGATCATATGCCAAATGATCCGACACTGAGAGTATATGTCAATACGGTCTTTGGATCAGGCTATCCTTTGGGACCTCCAAATGATATAAATGCAAGAAATATTTTTTCTGGAGACGAATATTATCGTGTAGACTTAGGATTTTCAAAATCATTTGAATTGAGAGGTCATAAATACCTGAAAACCTTATGGTTAAGAGCTGAGATTTTAAATGTACTTGGAGCTGATAATACGCTATCCTATTCTTGGATTCAGGATGTTACAGGAGCACAACTTGCCATACCCAATTCATTATCGGCAAGGTTTTTGAATTTCAGGATATCAACAGATTTTTAGGTGAAGGATTCACCTATCTTTGTATCATCATATAGATTTAAAGAAATGAAAAGAATAAC
This genomic window contains:
- the mnmA gene encoding tRNA 2-thiouridine(34) synthase MnmA codes for the protein MSKKGRILVAMSGGIDSSLAAVMLHEEGYEVIGMTMKTWDYQTSGGSSKETGCCSLDSINDARNIAVSLGFPHYIIDIRNEFGDAVIDYFTDEYMAGRTPNPCVMCNTHIKWDSLLRRADKLDCEFIATGHYANIREENDRFVVSRGADGYKDQSYALWGISQESLSRTKYPLGHLKKSEIYDMARERQFYELVTKSESYEICFVPDNDYRGFLKRRVEGIEEQVAGGEFVLESGEVVGTHEGYPFYTVGQRKGLGIALGYPVYVTEIQKDNNRVILGTFDELSRDGMYVKQLNMQKYASIEGGRKDTVTKVRYNDDGNPAIIEQVGDTMKVYFGNGVSAIAPGQAAVFYEEDDVIGGGWITSSFHQNREN
- a CDS encoding TonB-dependent receptor, whose protein sequence is MRIKLSLLLITVLALNAMAQSTRVRGVIKDERGETVPSVNIILKSDRTIGTISNINGVFELNLESGDHILIFSHIQYETVELDIVLSQSETKVIQVILQSTSTVLDDVQVQGNRETDAIDPATRLDPKSVQNLPSAFGDFNKVLLTLPGVAGNNELSSAYNVRGGNFDENLVYVNDIPVYRPFLANAGRQEGLSFVNPDLVGDINFYAGGWESKYGDKLSSSLNIDYKEPESLEGQFNVGLLGGSAYIGNRVNEDIQYLFGARHRDSRYLLNTLETDGQYLPSYTDAQAFFTFDLTGKNSKQNNRTKLNWLLAYGRNRYLTLPVSQTTEFGSVSQNLRVQTRFEGREELDYDTYQSGFNLSHRWSNRFLSRWIASGVYTSERENYNVEGAYRICDVDNNPGSNSFNECVVIRGIGTNFNYGRNRLQAKIYNTEWRNEYLLSDWSILEAGVGYSHNIIDDRLNEYAFLDSAGFIEVNESTFNELSLSTTTITAYAQATIYSKDSMHAVNFGGRINHLDYTGQLLFSPRLIYRFKPRWERETSFRLSVGRYSQPPFYREFRDLEGTIRDDVKAQESIHVIGAMERVLTWWNRPFLFSTEVYYKSLENVIPYDIDNVRLRYFANNNATAFAYGFDFRINGEFIPGTQSWFSLGILKTKEDLAEDDKGYIRRPSDQNINLAFYFEDHMPNDPTLRVYVNTVFGSGYPLGPPNDINARNIFSGDEYYRVDLGFSKSFELRGHKYLKTLWLRAEILNVLGADNTLSYSWIQDVTGAQLAIPNSLSARFLNFRISTDF
- the rpe gene encoding ribulose-phosphate 3-epimerase, whose product is MPQKLIAPSFLAADFGNVQQEVEMLNQSETDYIHIDIMDGVFVPNISFGFPVCQAIHKHAKKPMDFHLMIEHADPYLEDCMKAGAEIISVHYEACRHLHRTVSEIRNLGAKAGVVLNPHSSIDLLEEILPHVDLVLLMSVNPGFGGQNFIETTFSKVRKLRAMVDTINPEIIIEIDGGVNDKNASELFKAGADMLVAGSFVFKSDDPAQTIANLKKA
- a CDS encoding S8 family serine peptidase — encoded protein: MNKLHTLILILLPIMGFSQSQVNRYFIYFDEKSGESYPYSVSNPNEFLTQKAIDRREKQGIEIDESDLPVNPSFVQNLKEAGVDVFFTSRWLNGALVNLDTTLLDELAMLSFVDSIAWIADTTRLSYDQSEYEVPTEFDEPSSVTGDSDIQLIMLGADHMHADDIKGQGMLIAILDNGFVGVNRYSPFQHIWENSGILATKNFVTNSGNVFLSGSHGTSVFSIISSNFESEDGNLIGIAPEANYVLCVTEDNKAENTIEEYNWLLGAEFADSLGADVINGSLGYRLFDIPEHNYDFDDMDGETTIVSRAANMAADKGIIVVVSAGNEGNKSWKRITPPADAKNILTIGSVNPDFTYSSFSSVGNTADGRIKPDVAAFGAATTVVQGNGSISRGSGTSFASPLIAGFAAGIWQANPDWTSQEVIDAIKNSGHRAHAPDSLVGHGVPTYAYAVDGKTLNVADILDHKVTIYPNPFNGDKLYLITKGKFKEGLNIRIMDPKGSVIFNEDFKKREIKENMELTIDGSQQGVYFLFLQSGNNQKTVKLINF